The following are encoded together in the Acidobacteriota bacterium genome:
- a CDS encoding GtrA family protein: MNGKSPGEISQSASSWPASGVLRRWVLFYAVGAMGMIVQLSFLGILVLGLGVHYLVGTGLAVWIAILHNFLWHEKWTWAERTRSDRSRRWRRLARFHMSSGIVSLTGNLSLMQLFVGLCEMGHVPACLLSIAGCSILNFYASDRLVFSVTPDLSNALGLCRLGLVVSPGERTIHERTPS; encoded by the coding sequence ATGAACGGAAAAAGTCCCGGGGAAATTTCGCAATCGGCCAGTTCTTGGCCTGCCTCCGGCGTGCTGAGGCGCTGGGTCCTCTTTTATGCCGTGGGGGCAATGGGCATGATCGTGCAGTTATCGTTCCTGGGAATCCTTGTCCTGGGATTGGGTGTGCACTACCTGGTTGGAACGGGTCTGGCAGTGTGGATCGCAATCCTCCACAACTTCCTTTGGCACGAGAAATGGACCTGGGCCGAACGGACCCGTTCCGACCGTTCGCGCCGGTGGCGGCGTCTGGCCCGCTTTCACATGAGTAGCGGGATCGTGTCGCTGACTGGAAACCTGTCCCTGATGCAACTGTTTGTGGGCCTTTGCGAAATGGGGCATGTGCCCGCCTGCCTGCTCTCGATTGCGGGCTGCTCCATCCTGAACTTCTACGCCAGCGACCGGCTGGTGTTTTCGGTCACACCGGACCTATCGAATGCCCTGGGTCTGTGCAGGCTGGGGTTGGTCGTATCGCCGGGAGAACGGACGATCCATGAAAGGACACCATCATGA
- a CDS encoding RidA family protein: protein MGKTVYNPPTLCRPFGIFSNVAVADQGRTCFVSGQVAIDAKGNLVGKGDIRLQTRQVLHNILAALEPVGGALEDIACINVFLVNMEHLQAVHEVRAEFWSGDYPASTLVQVAGLVHPDYLIEINATAIIS, encoded by the coding sequence ATGGGCAAGACCGTTTACAATCCCCCGACCCTCTGCCGCCCCTTCGGCATCTTTTCCAACGTTGCCGTGGCGGACCAAGGCCGCACCTGCTTCGTCTCCGGCCAGGTAGCCATCGATGCCAAGGGAAATCTGGTTGGCAAGGGGGACATTCGGCTGCAGACGCGGCAGGTGCTCCATAATATCCTGGCTGCCCTGGAACCCGTCGGCGGCGCCCTGGAGGACATTGCCTGTATCAACGTCTTTCTGGTGAACATGGAACACCTCCAGGCCGTTCACGAGGTGAGAGCCGAATTCTGGAGTGGTGATTATCCGGCCAGCACCCTGGTGCAGGTGGCGGGCCTGGTTCACCCCGACTATCTGATCGAAATCAACGCCACGGCTATCATCTCTTGA
- a CDS encoding prolipoprotein diacylglyceryl transferase — MFPYFEAPAITLGPVTLHAFGMLVAAAILLGRWMLVRRAEKRGLDGETASRLVLWMVVCGLVGAHLVAVTLTDPRDLVRDPLVLIRLWEGLSSVGGIVVGILAGLWWMRRSGLKPSEVRVYLDLVAFVFPFAWILGRAGCAVAHDHPGIPTQGWWAVQYPDVPRFDLGLLEFFYALFLAGLFQWLDRRPRSDGFYLGLLFLLYGPVRFFLDELRVGDARYLGFTPAQYGCVVAVVLGGVVLWNLGGSSKRRSAAPSKRKKPVG, encoded by the coding sequence ATGTTCCCCTACTTCGAAGCTCCGGCCATCACGCTGGGCCCCGTCACCCTGCATGCCTTCGGGATGTTGGTTGCAGCGGCGATTCTGTTGGGCCGCTGGATGCTGGTGCGGCGGGCCGAGAAGCGAGGACTGGACGGAGAGACGGCCTCCCGGCTTGTTCTCTGGATGGTCGTCTGCGGTCTGGTGGGAGCGCACCTGGTCGCCGTGACTCTCACCGATCCGAGGGACCTGGTCCGGGACCCCCTGGTCCTGATTCGACTGTGGGAGGGACTGTCTTCGGTAGGTGGAATTGTGGTGGGGATTCTGGCCGGACTATGGTGGATGCGGCGTTCCGGCTTGAAGCCCTCCGAGGTTCGGGTCTATCTGGATCTGGTTGCCTTCGTCTTTCCCTTTGCCTGGATCCTGGGGCGGGCCGGCTGCGCCGTGGCCCATGACCATCCGGGAATTCCCACCCAGGGGTGGTGGGCCGTGCAGTATCCGGATGTCCCGCGCTTTGACCTGGGACTCTTGGAATTCTTCTACGCCCTGTTTCTGGCGGGATTGTTCCAGTGGCTGGATCGACGTCCCAGGAGCGACGGCTTTTATTTGGGACTCTTATTCCTGCTCTACGGGCCGGTTCGCTTCTTTCTGGACGAGCTTCGGGTCGGTGACGCCCGGTACCTGGGCTTCACGCCGGCGCAGTATGGGTGCGTGGTGGCAGTGGTTCTGGGGGGCGTGGTTCTATGGAACCTGGGAGGCAGCTCCAAGCGAAGAAGCGCTGCGCCTTCCAAGCGGAAGAAGCCGGTAGGTTGA
- a CDS encoding DNA translocase FtsK, with the protein MGFLAPTAHSRFNEAVGLMLLSLALLLILSLVSFHPMDPSFNVSRQLIGQDSVHNFIGKYGSILADLLLNAFGYTSFLFPVIFLIFGWKWLRSRKINTPSTKIFGLLCLAGSGCLLLALQFPQPVTVGWLIQDGAIVGTGGTTKAGGVVGDLLAEWFQGRFNWAGACILGFMIFMASLFVATRFSFRVCLDWLGRRLRFLSVWQAQWRNWRKASEKKRQKERLEARLKRGEERKAVTTQKVSEIKQWESAEEEPSPPTLFAGQEDSAEAAPEAVARKTKVRPAAQRSQTDFPMPSIDLLQAPGRRADVGEEELLECAGQLTEKCKEFGVHGKVLHIHPGPVVTTYEFKPEAGVKYSRITNLVDDLCLALKAESVRINRLPGKSTVGVEVPNADREQILLSEVIRSNEFQKSTSRLTIALGKDIVGKIVVADLAKMPHLLIAGQTGAGKSVGINAMILSILYKSAPEEVKFIMVDPKRLELGVYEDIPNLLTPVVVEPKRASNALKWATKEMENRYKLLASVGVRSIDQFNTFARKPRNMELFSEEHNAPLTPLPYIVIVIDELADLMMVASKDIEDSIMRLAQMARAVGIHLIVATQRPSVDVLTGIIKANFPSRISFRVAQKVDSRTILDQMGAQQLLGKGDMLFIPPGTSRMTRVHGALVTTEEINRVVEHLKTQSQPAYDQSVVEERSEKADTDDMERETDELYDQAVRIVVEMGKASTSTLQRRLRIGYGRAARLLDIMEDDGIVGPPDGSKPREVLKRPDYFREMDESRVE; encoded by the coding sequence ATGGGCTTTCTGGCACCCACCGCGCATTCTCGTTTCAACGAGGCCGTAGGGCTGATGCTGCTCAGTCTGGCCCTTCTACTGATATTGAGCCTGGTCTCCTTCCATCCGATGGATCCTTCGTTCAACGTATCCCGCCAGTTGATCGGCCAGGATTCGGTGCACAACTTCATCGGTAAATATGGATCCATCCTGGCTGATCTGCTGTTGAATGCCTTCGGATACACCTCTTTCCTGTTTCCCGTCATTTTCTTGATTTTCGGCTGGAAATGGTTGCGCTCTCGGAAAATCAACACACCGTCCACCAAGATTTTCGGTCTGCTTTGCCTGGCCGGCTCGGGGTGTCTTCTTCTGGCATTGCAGTTTCCCCAGCCTGTAACGGTGGGGTGGTTGATCCAGGACGGAGCGATTGTCGGCACCGGCGGCACCACCAAAGCCGGAGGGGTGGTCGGAGACCTTCTGGCGGAATGGTTTCAGGGCCGTTTCAATTGGGCCGGCGCCTGCATCCTGGGCTTCATGATCTTCATGGCCTCTCTCTTTGTCGCCACCCGCTTCTCCTTCAGGGTTTGTCTGGACTGGCTGGGAAGACGGCTGCGATTCCTGAGTGTATGGCAGGCTCAATGGCGGAATTGGCGCAAGGCATCGGAAAAGAAGAGACAGAAAGAGAGGCTGGAGGCCAGACTGAAGCGGGGCGAGGAGAGGAAAGCCGTCACCACGCAAAAGGTTTCCGAGATCAAGCAGTGGGAATCCGCGGAGGAAGAGCCTTCCCCACCAACGTTATTCGCCGGCCAAGAGGACTCCGCCGAGGCTGCTCCCGAGGCTGTCGCGAGGAAGACCAAAGTCAGGCCGGCGGCACAGAGATCACAGACCGATTTCCCGATGCCCTCCATCGACCTCCTCCAGGCCCCTGGCAGAAGGGCTGACGTCGGAGAGGAGGAACTGCTGGAGTGTGCCGGCCAATTGACGGAGAAGTGCAAGGAGTTCGGCGTCCACGGGAAGGTCCTGCATATTCATCCCGGCCCGGTCGTCACCACCTATGAATTCAAGCCGGAAGCCGGAGTCAAGTACAGCCGTATCACCAACCTGGTTGACGATCTGTGCCTGGCCCTCAAGGCGGAGTCGGTGCGCATCAATCGATTGCCGGGAAAATCAACGGTCGGAGTCGAGGTCCCCAACGCCGATCGGGAGCAGATTCTGCTGAGCGAGGTGATCCGGTCCAATGAATTCCAGAAGTCCACCTCCCGGCTGACCATTGCCCTGGGCAAGGACATTGTTGGGAAAATCGTGGTCGCCGATCTGGCCAAGATGCCTCACCTGCTCATTGCCGGTCAGACCGGCGCCGGCAAGAGCGTAGGGATCAATGCCATGATCCTTTCCATCCTCTACAAGTCCGCGCCGGAAGAAGTGAAATTCATCATGGTGGATCCCAAGCGCCTGGAGCTGGGTGTCTACGAGGATATTCCCAATCTGCTGACTCCGGTGGTGGTGGAACCCAAGCGGGCTTCCAATGCCTTGAAGTGGGCGACCAAGGAAATGGAGAACCGGTACAAGCTGCTGGCCTCGGTGGGCGTTCGCAGCATCGACCAGTTCAATACCTTTGCGCGCAAGCCCCGCAATATGGAGCTGTTCTCGGAGGAGCATAACGCTCCTCTCACGCCCCTGCCCTACATTGTCATCGTGATCGATGAACTGGCCGACCTGATGATGGTGGCCTCAAAAGACATCGAAGATTCCATCATGCGACTGGCCCAGATGGCCCGGGCGGTGGGCATCCACCTGATCGTGGCCACCCAACGCCCCTCGGTGGACGTACTCACGGGAATCATCAAGGCCAATTTCCCCTCCCGCATTTCCTTTCGTGTCGCCCAAAAGGTGGACTCGCGCACCATTCTGGACCAGATGGGAGCTCAACAGCTCCTGGGGAAGGGAGACATGCTCTTTATTCCTCCCGGCACCTCGAGGATGACCCGGGTCCACGGCGCCCTGGTAACCACCGAGGAGATCAACCGCGTAGTGGAGCACCTCAAGACCCAATCGCAACCGGCCTACGATCAAAGTGTCGTGGAAGAGCGCTCCGAGAAAGCAGACACTGACGATATGGAGCGTGAGACGGATGAGCTCTATGACCAGGCAGTCCGCATCGTGGTGGAAATGGGCAAAGCCTCCACCTCCACCCTGCAGCGCCGTCTACGCATCGGCTACGGACGGGCGGCCCGGCTGCTCGACATCATGGAAGACGATGGCATCGTGGGTCCGCCCGACGGCAGCAAGCCACGAGAGGTGCTGAAGCGTCCGGATTATTTCCGAGAGATGGACGAATCCCGGGTGGAGTGA
- the uppP gene encoding undecaprenyl-diphosphatase UppP, translating to MTLKQAIVLGAVQGLTEFLPISSSAHLILVPWITDWPDQGLTFDVVLHAATLLAILTCFWRDCAEILRESIWPSRARSQERSDGRHMLLFLVLGTLPAAIAGMLAEDWVATQLRTAEIIPVTLIFFALLLWLSERRAALTKELEGISLTDALWVGMAQAAALIPGTSRSGITITAGLFRGMTREAAARFSFLLAVPILAAASLKKLLEINQLGIPEGEAMSLAAGFLTALIVGHLTIKVFIRFLRKKTLYVFVQYRILLGIVILIILQRGGL from the coding sequence ATGACCTTGAAGCAGGCGATTGTCCTGGGTGCCGTGCAGGGCCTGACAGAGTTCCTGCCCATCAGCAGCTCCGCCCATTTGATTCTGGTTCCCTGGATAACGGATTGGCCGGATCAGGGGCTCACCTTTGACGTGGTTCTGCACGCCGCCACCCTGCTGGCTATTCTCACCTGCTTTTGGCGAGACTGCGCCGAAATCCTCCGGGAGAGCATTTGGCCCTCCCGAGCCCGCTCCCAGGAGCGGTCCGACGGGCGCCACATGCTCCTGTTTCTGGTCCTGGGAACCCTTCCCGCCGCCATTGCCGGGATGTTGGCGGAGGATTGGGTCGCTACCCAGCTTCGGACTGCCGAAATCATTCCGGTAACACTGATCTTCTTCGCCCTGCTTCTCTGGCTTTCGGAACGCCGAGCGGCATTGACCAAGGAGCTGGAAGGGATTTCGCTGACGGATGCGCTGTGGGTGGGGATGGCTCAAGCGGCAGCCCTGATTCCAGGGACCTCACGCTCCGGCATCACCATAACGGCCGGACTGTTTCGGGGGATGACGAGGGAGGCAGCCGCCCGCTTCTCCTTCCTGCTTGCGGTTCCCATCCTTGCGGCAGCCAGCCTCAAAAAGCTCCTCGAAATCAATCAGTTAGGAATTCCTGAGGGCGAGGCCATGAGTCTGGCAGCCGGGTTTCTCACGGCCCTGATCGTTGGTCACCTCACCATCAAGGTCTTCATCCGTTTCCTCCGGAAAAAAACGCTTTATGTTTTTGTCCAGTACCGTATCCTTTTGGGTATCGTGATTCTCATCATCCTCCAACGGGGTGGACTGTAG
- a CDS encoding ribonuclease J: protein MNSQESIEAIPLGGLGEFGMNMLVFRYGSQMIVVDSGLMFPDEELLGIDVIVPDISFLIDNASQVQAIVLTHGHEDHIGALPFVFPALSHVPIYGTRYTLGLASAKLAEHQLLDQAELVTVEAGQTRQMGEFQVEFIHVTHSVVDAVMLAITTPAGVILHTGDFKIDSSPLDGRVTDLPRIAEYGRRGVLALFSDSTNVDRPGITPSETAVIEKLDEIFHHAPGKVIVSCFTSSIHRIQTVFNLAQRYGRKVAIAGRSMLSTTKIAHQLGYLNIPDGLLVKIQDVRRMLPEHVVLILTGCQGQPLAALPQMAVDNFKNIRIGSDDTVVISARIIPGNEKTISRMVNHLYKRGAAVHYDDGSQPPIHVSGHASSEELKLLLNLVRPRHFVPIHGEYRQLYRHAELARNLHAVGDTVLVAETGDRIQLSRQGAEVNGKAPVGRIFIDEGSLDELEEVVVRDRRHLSEDGIVLPILAINKASGQMETQPEIITRGFVFVDDDDTLLEEARDRVLETLEDSSVEERTDWSLIKEKIRTDLRRFLFKQTSKRPLVLPVILEI, encoded by the coding sequence TTGAATTCTCAGGAGTCTATTGAAGCCATCCCGCTCGGCGGCCTGGGAGAGTTCGGGATGAACATGCTGGTGTTCCGCTACGGATCTCAGATGATCGTGGTGGATTCCGGCTTGATGTTTCCCGATGAAGAGCTCTTGGGAATCGACGTCATCGTTCCCGACATCTCCTTCCTGATCGACAACGCCTCCCAGGTTCAGGCCATCGTGCTGACCCACGGCCACGAGGATCACATTGGAGCGCTGCCCTTCGTGTTCCCCGCTCTGAGCCACGTTCCCATTTACGGCACCCGCTACACTCTGGGTCTGGCCTCGGCCAAGCTGGCCGAACACCAGTTACTGGACCAGGCCGAGCTTGTCACCGTCGAGGCCGGGCAAACCCGGCAAATGGGCGAGTTCCAGGTAGAGTTCATCCATGTCACCCACAGCGTGGTGGATGCCGTCATGCTGGCGATTACCACTCCGGCGGGAGTGATCCTCCACACGGGGGATTTCAAGATCGACTCCTCGCCCCTGGATGGCCGGGTCACCGACCTCCCCCGAATTGCCGAGTACGGGCGCCGGGGTGTGCTGGCCCTGTTCTCCGACAGCACCAACGTGGACCGTCCCGGCATCACTCCCTCGGAAACCGCCGTGATCGAGAAGCTGGACGAGATCTTTCACCACGCTCCGGGCAAGGTGATCGTTTCCTGCTTTACCTCCTCCATCCACCGCATTCAGACCGTGTTCAACCTGGCCCAGCGCTACGGGCGCAAGGTGGCCATCGCCGGACGGAGCATGCTGTCGACGACCAAGATCGCCCACCAACTGGGCTACCTCAACATTCCGGACGGACTGCTGGTCAAGATACAGGACGTCAGGAGGATGCTGCCGGAACACGTAGTCCTGATTCTGACGGGCTGTCAAGGGCAACCGTTGGCCGCCTTGCCCCAGATGGCCGTGGACAACTTCAAGAACATCAGGATCGGGTCCGATGACACCGTGGTGATTTCGGCACGGATCATACCCGGAAACGAAAAGACCATTTCCCGCATGGTCAATCATCTCTACAAGAGAGGTGCGGCCGTCCATTACGACGACGGATCCCAACCTCCCATTCATGTTTCGGGCCACGCCAGCTCCGAGGAGCTCAAGCTCCTGCTGAACCTGGTACGCCCCAGGCATTTCGTGCCCATCCACGGAGAATACCGCCAGCTCTATCGCCACGCGGAGTTGGCCAGAAACCTGCACGCGGTGGGAGACACGGTGCTGGTGGCCGAGACTGGCGATCGCATTCAACTGAGCCGGCAGGGGGCCGAGGTCAACGGCAAGGCTCCGGTTGGCCGCATCTTTATCGATGAGGGCAGCCTGGACGAGCTGGAGGAAGTGGTGGTGAGGGACCGCCGCCATCTTTCCGAAGACGGCATTGTGCTTCCCATTCTGGCTATCAATAAAGCCAGCGGGCAGATGGAGACACAGCCCGAGATCATCACTCGGGGATTCGTCTTCGTGGACGATGACGACACGCTCCTGGAGGAGGCCCGCGACCGCGTTCTGGAAACCCTGGAGGATTCCAGCGTTGAAGAGAGGACCGACTGGTCCCTCATCAAGGAGAAAATCCGTACCGACTTGCGCCGCTTCCTGTTCAAGCAGACGTCCAAGCGGCCGCTGGTGCTGCCGGTTATCCTGGAGATTTGA
- a CDS encoding thiamine pyrophosphate-requiring protein yields MTVGDAVARILISEGVDVLFAYPLNFLIESASKAGIRPVIVRQERTGLHMADAFSRMHSGERIGVFCMQNGPGAENAFGGVAQAYSESAPIMVLPMGHPREWAQVQPNFNSSLNYRQVTKSCEQVTLPAHLSATLRRAFTQVRNGRPRPVLVEFPSDLLSEAVPESFSYQPAPRIQYGPDGPSVMRAAEMLLQAERPVIYAGQGIHYAKAWEALREFAELLEAPVTTSLGGKSAFPENHPLSLGSGGRSTTRMVHEFLNQADLVFGVGCSFTTTPFGLSMPGGARILHATLDSADINKDVAVEHGLVGDARLALEALIDEIRPRLNPEGRGRAEGIAQRIQAIRNEWMAAWMPKLTASHQPLSPYRVIRDLMRTVDVANTIITHDSGSPRDQLSPFWECVSPLSYIGWGKSTQLGYGLGLAMGAKLARPDKLCINLWGDAAIGFTGTDLETAVREEIPILSILLNNFCMAAELQFYPTASVRHRITDISGNYAEMARSLGCYSERVEKAEAIVPALQRGIRQTQEGVPVLLEFMTTQETDMSVFP; encoded by the coding sequence ATGACCGTTGGCGATGCAGTTGCCCGCATTCTGATTTCCGAGGGCGTGGATGTCCTTTTCGCCTACCCTCTGAACTTCCTTATCGAATCGGCGTCCAAGGCAGGCATCCGGCCTGTCATCGTGCGTCAGGAACGAACCGGCCTGCACATGGCCGACGCCTTCAGCCGGATGCACAGCGGGGAACGGATCGGCGTCTTCTGCATGCAGAACGGGCCCGGCGCCGAAAACGCCTTTGGCGGCGTGGCCCAGGCCTACTCCGAGTCGGCCCCCATCATGGTCCTGCCCATGGGCCATCCCCGGGAATGGGCCCAGGTGCAGCCCAACTTCAATTCCTCGCTCAACTACCGCCAGGTGACCAAGTCCTGCGAGCAGGTCACGCTTCCGGCTCACCTGTCGGCAACGCTCCGCCGCGCCTTTACCCAGGTCAGGAACGGACGCCCTCGTCCGGTGCTGGTGGAGTTCCCCTCCGACCTGCTGTCGGAGGCAGTCCCCGAGTCTTTCTCCTACCAGCCGGCGCCAAGAATCCAGTATGGTCCGGACGGACCATCGGTGATGCGGGCGGCCGAGATGCTGCTCCAGGCCGAACGACCGGTCATCTATGCCGGTCAGGGGATCCACTACGCCAAGGCCTGGGAGGCCCTGCGGGAATTTGCGGAGTTGCTGGAAGCGCCGGTGACGACCAGCCTGGGCGGCAAGAGCGCCTTTCCGGAAAACCACCCACTCTCCCTGGGTTCGGGCGGACGTTCCACCACCCGGATGGTGCATGAGTTCCTCAACCAGGCCGATCTCGTCTTCGGGGTAGGATGCAGCTTTACCACCACTCCCTTCGGGTTGTCGATGCCGGGCGGCGCCAGGATCCTGCACGCGACGCTCGACTCCGCCGACATCAACAAGGACGTTGCCGTGGAGCACGGGTTGGTCGGCGACGCCCGCCTGGCGCTGGAAGCCTTGATCGATGAAATCAGGCCCCGACTGAATCCGGAGGGCCGAGGGCGGGCCGAGGGAATCGCCCAACGGATTCAAGCCATCAGGAACGAGTGGATGGCTGCCTGGATGCCGAAATTGACCGCCTCTCATCAGCCCCTCTCCCCCTATCGGGTGATCCGGGACCTGATGCGGACGGTGGACGTTGCCAATACCATCATCACCCACGACTCCGGCAGTCCCAGGGACCAGCTCTCTCCTTTCTGGGAATGCGTCAGCCCCCTGTCCTACATCGGCTGGGGCAAGTCGACCCAGCTGGGCTACGGGTTGGGCCTGGCCATGGGAGCCAAGCTGGCCCGGCCGGACAAACTGTGCATCAACCTCTGGGGAGACGCCGCCATCGGGTTTACCGGCACCGACCTCGAAACTGCGGTTCGGGAAGAGATCCCCATCCTCTCCATCCTGCTCAACAATTTCTGCATGGCTGCCGAGTTGCAGTTCTATCCCACTGCCAGCGTGAGGCACCGAATCACCGATATTTCAGGAAACTACGCCGAGATGGCCCGCTCCCTGGGTTGCTATTCCGAGCGGGTGGAAAAGGCCGAGGCCATTGTGCCGGCCCTCCAGCGAGGAATCCGCCAAACCCAGGAAGGCGTGCCGGTGCTGCTGGAGTTCATGACCACCCAGGAAACGGACATGTCGGTCTTCCCCTAG